Proteins co-encoded in one Deinococcus arcticus genomic window:
- a CDS encoding SNF2-related protein yields MKLSRLPPGFALDTAAQGLALREEAVRDTERCWTDLGWHAEANVHDDGAVYRATVDLLPPPDPQLRGSSCTCGRYRCRHVAALVLATDPPPGPRPAPRELPADAPPTEEPLDARTQQWLAAFGEQQSPGRGRQFELRYVLRLLPPATAGGGGRRVALKLVRLPLRAGEGADLRGAEPYALPRTLSTAPAFARRDAGLLRLLEVAATPTHQPGRWQEELHALNDHPAADLLLDELLATGRLCWERPELLLTRGPDLRGQLAWLPDARGAQTPTLHVDDHPDAQVLPTPRPWAALPAAGQLCRVLTGAPPETVARFLAGPTLPPAQAVALAHAITASGLRLPIPQTVQVREERLPYTPQLHLLARPATFHAYSGARTAVTLPVAELRHAYAGLTVPDLQDSAGPAVFRGGVLTRVSRDPAAERDAARTVALAGFMTVEEAFGHDYALPEADRLLTLGDEAAWMAFLQGGGRAELEAQGLSLHLHPDFPLNYAEITDWYGEADDSHGGWFTLDLGIVVDGQRLSLLPILADLIARQPHLFAPEALAELPDDEVLHASLDDGRRVALPAGRVRAILGVLVELNLRDLPPGPLRLPLLDAARLAQLEEAVQARWLGAERLLDLGRRLRDFTGVQEIEPPAGLRAELRPYQLQGVAWLQFLREYGVGGILADDMGLGKAQPLDARVLTPLGWRRMGELQVGDHVIGRDGRPTRVIGVYPQGERPIYRVTLTDGASTEVDEEHLWAVNTPVRKRRGLPEQVLTTAQIRDSLTDAAGNLKHYLPVVEAVQFAPQPLPIDPYTLGALLGDGHLTRGLGITSEDELVGALTLPTGVEARHAERLTERVSTYRLVSGGRLTPNPLRDELKALGLHGCNDCAKFIPESYLRGSPDQRLAALQGLLDTDGHAGVVVEYVSVSEALARGVVELVQSLGGTARIRQKATTHVYGGERRTGEAWRVALKLPPHLDPFRLPAKLAAYRRSSKSPPSRGMRRIEYVGRKEAQCIAVAAADRLYVTEGYIVTHNTVQTLAHLLIEKESGRADRPSLVVAPTSVMGNWQAEAARFAPGLRLLTLHGKDRRALFGQIPAHDLVLTTYPLLPRDITELGAHEYHLVILDEAQNIKNTRTAAAKAAGSLSARHRLALTGTPLENHLGELWSQFNFLAPGLLHDEKTFRELYRTPIEKRGEASRRAALAARVRPFILRREKRDVARELPPKTEIPVRVTLDGDQRDLYETVRVTTEARVREELRARGLSRSTIAILDALLKLRQAATDPRLVKLDAARGVQGNAKLEWLHTHLPQMVEEGRRVLIFSGFATLLRHLEGWLREEGLPYSMITGSTQDRQRQIDAFQSGQTHVFLITLKAGGVGLNLTAADTVIHYDPWWNPAAEDQATDRAYRIGQDKPVFVYKLIAAGSVEERILDLQARKASLARGVLDGGLSDATQLTSADLDRLFAPLEDLELDGGVLEQG; encoded by the coding sequence ATGAAGCTCAGCCGACTGCCCCCCGGTTTTGCGCTGGACACCGCCGCGCAGGGCCTGGCGCTGCGTGAGGAAGCGGTGCGGGACACCGAGCGCTGCTGGACCGATCTGGGCTGGCACGCCGAGGCCAATGTGCATGACGACGGCGCCGTGTACCGCGCGACCGTGGACCTGCTGCCGCCCCCGGACCCGCAGCTGCGCGGCTCCAGCTGCACCTGCGGGCGCTACCGCTGCCGCCATGTGGCCGCGCTGGTGCTGGCCACCGACCCCCCGCCCGGCCCGCGCCCGGCGCCCCGGGAGCTGCCGGCCGACGCCCCGCCTACCGAGGAACCGCTGGACGCGCGCACCCAGCAGTGGCTGGCCGCCTTTGGTGAACAGCAGAGCCCCGGCCGGGGCCGGCAGTTTGAACTGCGCTACGTGCTGCGCCTGCTGCCCCCGGCCACAGCGGGAGGTGGGGGGCGGCGCGTAGCCCTGAAGCTGGTGCGCCTACCCCTGCGCGCCGGCGAGGGCGCCGACCTGCGCGGAGCCGAGCCCTACGCCCTGCCGCGTACGCTGTCCACCGCCCCGGCCTTTGCGCGGCGCGACGCCGGACTGCTGCGTTTGCTGGAGGTGGCGGCCACCCCCACCCACCAGCCCGGCCGCTGGCAGGAAGAGCTGCACGCCCTGAACGACCACCCCGCCGCTGACCTGCTGCTGGACGAACTACTGGCCACTGGCCGCCTGTGCTGGGAGCGCCCCGAACTCCTGCTGACCCGGGGCCCGGACCTGCGCGGCCAACTGGCGTGGTTGCCCGACGCCCGGGGCGCCCAGACGCCCACCCTGCATGTGGACGATCACCCGGACGCCCAAGTGCTGCCCACGCCCCGGCCCTGGGCCGCGCTGCCGGCCGCCGGTCAGCTGTGCCGCGTGCTGACCGGCGCCCCGCCCGAGACGGTGGCCCGCTTTCTGGCGGGGCCCACCCTGCCGCCCGCCCAGGCGGTGGCCCTGGCCCACGCCATCACGGCCTCCGGCCTGAGGTTGCCCATTCCGCAGACGGTGCAGGTGCGCGAGGAACGCCTGCCGTACACGCCGCAGCTGCACCTGCTGGCCCGGCCCGCCACCTTCCACGCCTACAGCGGCGCCCGCACCGCCGTGACCCTGCCGGTGGCCGAACTGCGCCACGCCTACGCAGGCCTGACGGTCCCTGACCTGCAGGACAGCGCGGGCCCGGCGGTGTTCCGGGGTGGTGTACTGACCCGCGTGAGCCGCGACCCGGCGGCCGAGCGCGACGCGGCGCGCACCGTGGCCCTGGCCGGCTTCATGACGGTAGAAGAGGCGTTCGGGCACGACTACGCCCTGCCGGAGGCTGACCGCCTGCTCACCCTGGGCGACGAGGCCGCCTGGATGGCCTTTTTGCAGGGTGGGGGCCGCGCCGAACTGGAAGCGCAGGGCCTGAGCCTTCACCTGCACCCCGATTTCCCCCTGAACTACGCCGAGATCACCGACTGGTACGGCGAGGCCGACGACAGCCACGGCGGCTGGTTCACGCTGGACCTGGGGATTGTGGTGGACGGGCAGCGCCTGTCGCTGCTGCCCATTCTGGCCGACCTGATTGCCCGGCAGCCCCACCTGTTTGCCCCCGAGGCCCTGGCCGAACTGCCGGACGATGAGGTGCTGCACGCGTCACTGGATGATGGCCGCCGCGTGGCCCTGCCGGCCGGGCGGGTGCGCGCCATTCTGGGCGTGCTGGTCGAGTTGAACCTGCGCGACCTGCCGCCGGGGCCGCTGCGCCTGCCCCTGCTGGACGCCGCCCGGCTGGCGCAGCTGGAAGAGGCGGTGCAGGCCCGCTGGCTGGGCGCCGAGCGCCTGCTGGACCTGGGCCGCCGCCTGCGCGACTTTACCGGCGTGCAGGAGATTGAGCCGCCTGCGGGCCTGCGGGCCGAACTGCGCCCCTACCAGCTTCAGGGCGTGGCGTGGCTGCAGTTCCTGCGTGAATACGGCGTGGGCGGCATTCTGGCCGACGACATGGGGCTGGGCAAGGCCCAGCCGCTGGACGCCCGCGTTCTAACGCCTCTGGGCTGGCGCCGAATGGGCGAGCTGCAAGTGGGCGACCACGTTATCGGCCGCGACGGCCGCCCCACACGCGTGATTGGCGTTTATCCGCAGGGAGAGCGCCCTATCTACCGCGTCACCCTCACTGACGGCGCCAGCACGGAGGTTGACGAGGAGCATCTGTGGGCCGTCAATACGCCTGTTCGCAAGCGGCGCGGCCTGCCGGAACAGGTGCTGACCACCGCCCAGATTCGGGATTCGCTGACCGACGCAGCCGGGAATCTGAAGCACTACCTCCCGGTGGTAGAGGCCGTACAGTTCGCCCCGCAGCCCCTGCCCATTGACCCCTACACCCTTGGGGCTCTCCTGGGCGACGGCCACCTCACGCGTGGGCTGGGGATCACCTCCGAGGACGAACTGGTCGGGGCCCTGACGCTGCCAACAGGTGTGGAAGCCCGGCACGCTGAGCGCCTGACGGAGCGGGTGAGTACCTACCGGCTGGTGAGCGGTGGACGCCTCACACCCAACCCGCTGAGAGACGAGTTGAAAGCCCTGGGCCTGCATGGTTGTAACGACTGCGCCAAGTTCATCCCGGAATCGTATCTGCGCGGCAGTCCCGATCAGCGGCTGGCCGCCCTGCAAGGCCTGCTGGACACGGACGGCCATGCAGGCGTGGTCGTCGAGTACGTCAGCGTCTCCGAGGCGTTGGCGCGCGGCGTGGTGGAACTCGTGCAGTCGCTGGGAGGCACGGCCCGCATTCGGCAGAAGGCGACCACCCACGTTTATGGGGGCGAACGCCGAACAGGCGAGGCCTGGCGGGTCGCCCTGAAGCTGCCCCCGCACCTTGACCCGTTCCGGTTGCCGGCCAAACTGGCGGCCTACCGCCGCTCCAGCAAGTCCCCGCCCAGCCGGGGCATGCGGCGCATTGAATATGTGGGCCGGAAAGAGGCCCAGTGCATTGCCGTGGCTGCTGCCGACCGGCTCTATGTCACAGAAGGCTACATCGTCACGCACAACACGGTGCAAACGCTGGCCCACCTCCTCATCGAGAAAGAATCGGGCCGCGCCGACCGGCCCAGCCTGGTCGTGGCGCCCACCAGCGTGATGGGCAACTGGCAGGCCGAGGCCGCCAGGTTTGCGCCGGGGCTGCGGCTGCTGACCCTGCATGGCAAGGACCGCCGCGCCCTGTTTGGCCAGATTCCGGCGCACGATCTGGTGCTCACCACCTACCCGCTGCTGCCCCGCGACATCACCGAGCTGGGGGCTCACGAGTACCACCTGGTCATTCTGGATGAGGCGCAGAACATCAAGAACACGCGCACGGCGGCGGCCAAGGCGGCGGGCAGCCTCTCGGCCCGGCACCGGCTGGCCCTGACCGGCACCCCGCTGGAAAACCACCTGGGCGAGCTGTGGTCACAGTTCAACTTCCTGGCGCCGGGCCTGCTGCACGATGAAAAGACCTTCCGCGAGCTGTACCGCACGCCTATTGAAAAGCGGGGCGAGGCCAGCCGCCGCGCGGCCCTGGCGGCGCGGGTGCGCCCCTTTATCCTGCGGCGCGAGAAGCGCGACGTGGCGCGCGAGTTGCCCCCCAAGACCGAGATTCCGGTGCGCGTGACCCTGGACGGCGATCAGCGTGATCTGTACGAAACTGTGCGCGTGACCACCGAGGCCCGGGTGCGCGAGGAATTGCGGGCGCGCGGGCTCTCGCGCAGCACCATTGCCATCCTGGACGCGCTGCTCAAGCTGCGTCAGGCGGCCACCGATCCCCGGCTGGTGAAGCTGGACGCGGCGCGCGGGGTGCAGGGCAACGCGAAACTCGAGTGGCTGCACACCCACCTGCCCCAGATGGTGGAAGAGGGCCGCCGCGTGCTGATCTTCAGCGGCTTTGCCACCTTGCTGCGCCACCTGGAAGGCTGGCTGCGCGAGGAAGGGCTGCCGTATTCCATGATCACCGGCAGCACCCAGGACCGCCAGCGCCAGATTGACGCCTTTCAGAGTGGGCAGACGCATGTGTTCCTGATTACCCTGAAAGCCGGGGGCGTGGGCCTGAACCTCACGGCAGCCGACACGGTCATCCACTACGACCCCTGGTGGAACCCCGCCGCCGAGGACCAGGCCACCGACCGCGCCTACCGCATTGGTCAGGACAAGCCGGTGTTCGTGTACAAGCTGATTGCGGCCGGCAGCGTGGAGGAGCGCATTCTGGACCTGCAGGCCCGCAAGGCCAGCCTGGCGCGCGGCGTGCTGGACGGCGGCCTGAGCGACGCCACGCAGCTGACCTCGGCGGACCTGGACCGGCTGTTCGCCCCGCTGGAAGACCTGGAGTTGGATGGGGGGGTGCTGGAGCAGGGCTAA
- the trpE gene encoding anthranilate synthase component I, producing the protein MTHPDPAAFSLSAAPLAVAVQELNADLDTPVTAYLKAAQGETVAFLLESVEAGEQLGRYSFIGVGEQGRFEARGTQVTSSGVFGDFEGTETDPLARLYHAAVRPAALPAGLPAFIGGAVGYAAYDLIRCYERLPDDNPDELGVPDACFVAPRGMVIYDHLKHRLIAVATAPDPARAEAEVQALAGRLRGPLPPVPGQAPAAAPTFASNFTPQGFRAAVEQALDYIRAGDIFQVVPSQRFSAELGELHPFALYRALRRVNPSPYLGYLQLGPVTLVASSPESLLASDGRAVTTRPIAGTRPRGHTPEADEALAAELLADEKERAEHLMLLDLGRNDLGRVSAYGTVRVHDAFTIERYSHVMHIVSSVTGQLRPGQTPLHALASVQPMGTVSGAPKIRAMQIIDELEPVRRGPYGGSFGYIAHDGSMDMALTLRTMVIVGGRLHIQAGAGVVADSDPAAEEQETRSKAAALMRAVEMAASGL; encoded by the coding sequence ATGACCCACCCCGACCCTGCCGCCTTTTCACTGTCCGCCGCCCCACTGGCGGTGGCCGTGCAGGAGCTGAACGCCGACCTGGACACGCCGGTGACCGCCTACCTGAAAGCCGCGCAGGGTGAAACCGTGGCCTTCTTGCTGGAAAGCGTGGAGGCCGGGGAACAGCTGGGCCGCTACTCGTTTATCGGGGTGGGTGAACAGGGGCGCTTTGAAGCCCGGGGCACCCAGGTGACCAGCAGCGGCGTGTTTGGCGACTTTGAAGGCACAGAAACTGATCCCCTGGCCCGGCTGTACCACGCGGCGGTGCGCCCGGCCGCGCTGCCAGCCGGGCTGCCGGCGTTCATTGGGGGCGCGGTGGGCTACGCCGCCTATGACCTGATTCGCTGCTACGAACGCCTGCCGGACGACAACCCCGATGAACTGGGCGTGCCCGACGCCTGTTTCGTGGCCCCGCGCGGCATGGTGATCTATGACCACCTCAAACACCGCCTGATCGCGGTGGCCACCGCCCCCGACCCGGCGCGGGCCGAGGCCGAGGTGCAGGCGCTGGCCGGGCGGCTGCGCGGGCCGCTGCCCCCGGTGCCCGGTCAGGCGCCCGCCGCCGCCCCCACCTTTGCCAGCAATTTCACGCCCCAGGGCTTCCGCGCGGCGGTGGAGCAGGCGCTGGATTACATCCGCGCGGGGGACATCTTTCAGGTGGTGCCCAGCCAGCGGTTCAGCGCAGAGCTGGGCGAATTGCACCCCTTTGCCCTGTACCGGGCGCTGCGCCGCGTGAACCCCAGCCCTTACCTGGGCTACTTGCAACTGGGGCCAGTCACCCTGGTGGCCAGCAGCCCCGAAAGCCTGCTGGCCAGCGACGGCCGGGCGGTGACCACCCGCCCCATCGCCGGCACCCGCCCGCGTGGCCACACCCCTGAGGCCGACGAGGCCCTGGCCGCCGAACTGCTGGCCGACGAGAAGGAACGCGCCGAACACCTGATGCTGCTGGACCTGGGCCGCAATGACCTGGGCCGGGTGAGCGCCTACGGCACCGTGCGGGTGCACGACGCCTTTACCATCGAGCGCTACAGCCATGTCATGCACATCGTGTCCAGCGTGACGGGGCAGCTGCGCCCCGGTCAGACCCCCCTGCACGCCCTGGCCAGCGTGCAGCCCATGGGCACGGTCTCGGGGGCCCCCAAGATCCGCGCCATGCAGATTATTGACGAGCTGGAGCCGGTGCGGCGCGGACCCTACGGCGGCTCATTCGGCTATATCGCCCATGACGGCAGCATGGACATGGCCCTGACCCTGCGCACCATGGTGATTGTGGGGGGCCGCCTGCATATTCAGGCTGGGGCCGGCGTGGTGGCCGACAGCGACCCGGCCGCCGAGGAGCAGGAGACGCGCAGCAAGGCGGCGGCGCTGATGCGGGCGGTGGAGATGGCGGCCAGCGGATTGTAG
- a CDS encoding four helix bundle protein, giving the protein MQGLEVAGQVYRLSAGWPREETYGLTSQARRAAVSISANIAEGVGRGSPKEIIRFTRIALGSVYELPTLLHLGTQLGMSDTKETQSVLLGLERLLKRLNRFIQYQETRL; this is encoded by the coding sequence ATGCAGGGTCTGGAGGTGGCAGGTCAGGTGTACCGCCTCAGTGCGGGGTGGCCCAGGGAGGAAACATACGGCCTGACCAGTCAGGCGCGGCGAGCAGCCGTGTCCATTTCCGCCAACATTGCCGAAGGGGTGGGTCGCGGCAGCCCGAAAGAGATCATCCGCTTCACCCGTATTGCGCTGGGCAGCGTGTATGAACTGCCTACCCTGCTGCATCTGGGCACTCAGCTGGGCATGAGCGACACCAAGGAGACCCAGAGTGTCCTGCTTGGCCTTGAACGCTTGCTCAAACGATTAAACCGATTCATTCAATACCAGGAGACCCGGTTGTGA
- a CDS encoding anthranilate synthase component II, with protein MPAETTFHVPRSTLHILLIDNYDSFTYNLVQYFGELGCDLTVWRNDAFTLDEVRALNPDAIVVSPGPCTPAEAGQSVAVIRELGPQYPLLGVCLGHQSIGAAFGAQVGRALQPVHGKTSPLRHQGTDLFAGLPETVTVTRYHSLVVRDLPPELVATAWTTDLEEEIVMALRHRDFPVYGVQFHPESLATQGGMDMLRNFLALVREHRGMTGQGSGAGA; from the coding sequence ATGCCTGCCGAAACCACATTCCACGTTCCACGCTCCACGCTCCACATCCTGCTGATCGACAACTACGACTCCTTCACCTACAACCTCGTGCAGTATTTCGGAGAGCTGGGCTGCGACCTGACCGTGTGGCGCAACGACGCCTTTACGCTGGACGAGGTGCGGGCCCTGAACCCCGACGCCATCGTGGTGTCGCCGGGGCCGTGTACGCCGGCCGAGGCGGGGCAGAGCGTCGCGGTTATCCGGGAACTGGGGCCGCAGTACCCGCTGCTGGGCGTATGCCTGGGCCACCAGAGCATCGGCGCGGCGTTTGGGGCGCAGGTGGGGCGGGCGCTGCAGCCGGTTCACGGCAAGACCAGCCCGCTGCGGCACCAGGGCACGGACCTCTTTGCCGGGCTGCCAGAGACAGTAACCGTCACCCGCTACCACTCGCTGGTGGTGCGCGACCTGCCCCCCGAACTGGTGGCCACCGCCTGGACCACCGACCTCGAAGAAGAGATCGTGATGGCGCTGCGCCACCGGGACTTTCCGGTGTACGGCGTGCAGTTTCACCCTGAAAGTCTGGCCACCCAGGGCGGGATGGACATGCTGCGCAACTTTCTGGCGCTCGTGCGCGAGCATCGGGGCATGACGGGGCAAGGCAGTGGGGCCGGGGCGTGA
- the trpD gene encoding anthranilate phosphoribosyltransferase: MHARLMNGERLSQTEAAAFMREVMTGDLSGVRLAAALAALRVRGETPEEIAGFAQAMREHAVRVNVRPREVLLDVVGTGGDGAHTFNISTTTAFVVAGAGVPVAKHGNRAASSRAGSADVLEALGVNLDAPREVVEDAINTLGVGFMFARNYHPALRHAAPVRSELAARTVFNILGPLANPAGATHLVVGVFKPELTRTLAEVLRLLGARGATVVHGHGLDEFTVCGVNTVSGLRAGEVIDRELHPEEAGVSLYSRADITGGSPAENAEITRALLTGGGTPAQRDIVALNAGAALRTAGRAATIREGVAQAREVMRGGQGWAMLERYAAHTQRGVAKR; this comes from the coding sequence ATGCACGCGCGGCTGATGAACGGGGAACGGCTCTCGCAGACCGAGGCGGCGGCCTTTATGCGCGAGGTCATGACGGGTGACCTGAGCGGGGTGCGGCTGGCGGCGGCCCTGGCGGCCCTGCGGGTGCGCGGCGAGACCCCGGAAGAAATCGCGGGCTTTGCCCAGGCCATGCGCGAGCACGCCGTGCGGGTGAACGTGCGCCCGCGCGAGGTGCTGCTGGATGTGGTGGGCACCGGGGGCGACGGCGCGCACACCTTCAACATCTCCACCACCACCGCGTTCGTGGTGGCGGGTGCCGGCGTGCCGGTGGCCAAGCACGGCAACCGCGCCGCCAGCAGCCGGGCGGGCAGCGCGGATGTGCTCGAAGCCCTGGGCGTGAATCTGGATGCCCCGCGCGAGGTCGTGGAAGACGCCATCAACACCCTGGGCGTGGGGTTCATGTTCGCGCGCAACTACCACCCGGCGCTGCGCCACGCCGCGCCCGTGCGCTCGGAACTGGCGGCCAGAACGGTGTTCAACATCCTGGGCCCGCTGGCCAATCCGGCGGGCGCCACCCACCTGGTCGTGGGCGTGTTCAAGCCCGAACTCACGCGCACCCTGGCCGAGGTGCTGCGGCTGCTGGGGGCACGCGGCGCCACCGTGGTGCATGGCCACGGCCTGGACGAATTCACGGTCTGCGGCGTCAATACCGTCTCGGGCCTGCGGGCGGGCGAGGTCATTGACCGCGAACTGCACCCCGAAGAGGCCGGGGTCAGCCTGTATTCCCGCGCCGACATCACGGGCGGCAGCCCGGCCGAGAACGCCGAGATTACCCGCGCCCTTCTGACCGGCGGCGGCACCCCGGCCCAGCGCGACATCGTGGCCCTGAACGCGGGGGCAGCCCTGCGCACGGCGGGGCGGGCAGCCACCATCCGTGAGGGGGTGGCGCAGGCGCGCGAGGTCATGCGCGGCGGGCAGGGCTGGGCCATGCTGGAGCGCTACGCGGCCCACACGCAGCGCGGCGTGGCGAAGAGGTAG
- a CDS encoding glycosyltransferase family 2 protein: MPRPLLSVLIPTHNRGALLDEALSSVLSQQEDFEVVVVDDASTDDTLARLSSWADPRLRVVTLTRNVGVHGALNAGLAHCQGDLVARLDADDHMAPGRLAAQAAFLAEHPEVLALGGQVQTFGAQERRLDYPTGPAQARAWALFSCPLPHPGTTFRRSAVPAYPAVPFAEDYMLWAQLLERGEVANLPVTVLRWRLHGGQVSVQQTAAQRRGTRLAWARQLARLDLYPTPAQWQAHAQLQYARFRALPVSAVQWRAARAWAQTLEQANARRRLLCSEQLQGELALRLGGLQPGAVGLA; encoded by the coding sequence GTGCCACGTCCCCTCCTGAGTGTGCTGATCCCCACCCACAACCGCGGCGCGCTGCTGGACGAGGCCCTGAGCAGCGTGCTGTCGCAGCAGGAAGACTTTGAGGTGGTGGTGGTAGACGACGCCAGCACCGACGATACGCTGGCCCGACTCAGCAGCTGGGCTGATCCCCGGCTGCGGGTTGTGACGCTGACCCGGAATGTCGGCGTACACGGTGCGCTGAACGCAGGGCTGGCCCACTGCCAGGGCGACCTCGTGGCCCGTCTGGATGCCGACGACCACATGGCTCCCGGCCGGCTGGCTGCGCAGGCCGCCTTCCTGGCCGAGCATCCAGAGGTGCTGGCGCTGGGGGGGCAGGTTCAGACCTTCGGGGCCCAGGAGCGGCGCCTGGACTACCCCACTGGTCCCGCGCAGGCACGCGCCTGGGCGCTGTTTTCCTGTCCGCTGCCCCATCCGGGCACCACGTTCCGCCGTTCGGCTGTCCCTGCCTACCCGGCTGTGCCCTTCGCTGAGGATTACATGCTGTGGGCCCAGCTGCTGGAACGCGGCGAGGTGGCCAACTTGCCCGTGACCGTGCTGCGCTGGCGTCTGCATGGGGGGCAGGTCAGTGTGCAGCAGACAGCGGCGCAGCGGCGCGGCACCCGGCTGGCGTGGGCCCGGCAGCTGGCGCGGCTGGACCTGTACCCAACCCCGGCGCAGTGGCAAGCGCACGCGCAGCTGCAATACGCCCGCTTTCGCGCCCTTCCGGTCTCGGCCGTACAGTGGCGCGCGGCCCGGGCCTGGGCCCAGACGCTGGAGCAGGCCAATGCTCGCCGCCGCCTGCTGTGTTCAGAACAGTTGCAAGGGGAACTGGCTCTGCGTCTTGGCGGCTTGCAGCCAGGAGCAGTGGGCCTGGCCTGA
- a CDS encoding Lrp/AsnC family transcriptional regulator, giving the protein MRQSGGALDPLDHRILQELQTDSRLSMRELGRRVGLSAPAVTERVRRLEDAGVILGYGVRVASKPLGRTITAFIGVQDSGRNDPTLVRWAGKHDGVLECHSVTGDNSCILKVAVPDVGALEAMLTELINMGFTCDTSIVLSTPLEGKLMLPPK; this is encoded by the coding sequence ATGAGACAGTCCGGCGGCGCCCTCGATCCTCTTGACCACCGCATCCTGCAGGAACTGCAGACCGATTCGCGCCTGAGCATGCGGGAACTGGGCCGCCGGGTCGGCCTGTCGGCGCCGGCCGTGACCGAGCGGGTACGCCGCTTAGAGGATGCGGGCGTGATCCTGGGCTACGGCGTGCGGGTGGCCAGCAAGCCGCTGGGCCGCACCATCACGGCGTTTATTGGCGTGCAGGACAGTGGCCGCAACGACCCCACGCTGGTCCGCTGGGCCGGCAAGCACGACGGCGTGCTGGAGTGCCACTCGGTGACAGGCGACAATTCCTGCATTCTGAAAGTGGCGGTGCCCGATGTGGGCGCCCTGGAAGCCATGCTGACGGAACTGATCAACATGGGCTTTACCTGCGACACGAGCATTGTGCTGAGCACACCCCTGGAAGGGAAACTCATGCTGCCGCCGAAGTGA
- a CDS encoding KamA family radical SAM protein, whose translation MPIHPQATVRSQQMLPRNHRAPKWADVPDEQWYDWKWQLKNRINSVAELEEVIRLTPSEHAGASADGIFRLDITPYFASLMDPEDPTCPVRRQVIPTHHELEPFTSMMEDSLAEDKHSPVPGLVHRYPDRVLMLVTTQCASYCRYCTRSRIVGDPTETFNPAEYEAQLNYLRNTPQVRDVLLSGGDPLTLAPKVLGRLLAELRKIEHIEIIRIGTRVPVFMPMRVTQELCDVLAENHPVWMNIHVNHPREITPEVAEACDRLTRAGVPLGNQSVLLRGVNDHPVIMQKLVRELVKIRVRPYYIYQCDLVHGAGHLRTTVSKGLEIMESLRGHTSGYSVPTYVVDAPGGGGKIPVAPNYVLSHSPEKLILRNFEGYIAAYSEPTDYTGPDMVVPEDWQRKEPGQSGIFGLMEGERISIEPKEFSESRNRPGATVHRLNSREDKWAAHGIGKAGAVTDTAPDGMVQTPQPIEGEAQPVSGD comes from the coding sequence ATGCCCATTCATCCCCAGGCCACAGTCCGCAGCCAGCAGATGCTGCCCCGCAACCACCGCGCGCCCAAGTGGGCCGATGTGCCCGACGAACAGTGGTACGACTGGAAGTGGCAACTCAAGAACCGCATCAACTCCGTGGCCGAACTGGAAGAGGTCATTCGCCTGACCCCCAGTGAGCATGCAGGCGCCAGCGCCGACGGCATCTTCCGTCTGGACATCACGCCCTACTTTGCGTCCCTCATGGACCCCGAAGACCCCACCTGCCCGGTGCGCCGTCAGGTGATTCCCACGCACCACGAGCTGGAGCCCTTTACCTCCATGATGGAAGACAGCCTGGCCGAGGACAAGCACAGCCCCGTGCCCGGCCTGGTGCACCGTTACCCCGACCGCGTGCTGATGCTGGTGACCACCCAGTGCGCCAGCTACTGCCGTTACTGCACCCGCAGCCGCATCGTGGGGGACCCTACCGAGACCTTTAACCCCGCCGAATACGAAGCGCAGCTGAATTACCTGCGCAACACGCCCCAGGTGCGCGACGTGCTGCTCTCTGGCGGTGATCCGCTGACGCTGGCGCCCAAGGTGCTGGGCCGCCTGCTGGCCGAGCTGCGCAAGATCGAGCACATTGAGATCATCCGCATCGGCACCCGCGTGCCCGTGTTCATGCCCATGCGTGTAACGCAGGAACTGTGCGACGTGCTGGCGGAAAACCACCCGGTCTGGATGAACATTCACGTCAACCACCCGCGCGAGATCACGCCCGAAGTGGCCGAGGCCTGCGACCGCCTGACCCGCGCGGGCGTGCCGCTGGGCAACCAGAGCGTGCTGCTGCGCGGGGTGAACGACCACCCAGTCATCATGCAGAAGCTGGTGCGCGAACTCGTCAAGATTCGTGTGCGGCCCTACTACATCTACCAGTGCGACCTTGTGCACGGCGCCGGGCACCTGCGCACCACCGTCAGCAAGGGCCTGGAAATCATGGAGAGCTTGCGCGGCCACACCTCCGGCTACAGCGTGCCCACCTACGTGGTAGACGCCCCCGGCGGCGGCGGTAAGATTCCGGTGGCGCCCAACTACGTGCTGTCCCACAGCCCCGAAAAGCTGATTCTGCGCAACTTCGAGGGCTACATCGCCGCGTACTCCGAGCCCACCGACTACACCGGCCCCGACATGGTGGTCCCCGAGGACTGGCAGCGTAAGGAACCCGGCCAGAGCGGCATCTTTGGCCTGATGGAAGGCGAGCGCATTTCCATTGAGCCCAAGGAATTCAGCGAGAGCCGCAACCGCCCCGGCGCGACTGTGCACCGCCTGAACAGCCGCGAGGACAAGTGGGCCGCCCACGGCATTGGCAAGGCTGGCGCCGTCACCGACACCGCCCCCGACGGCATGGTGCAGACACCTCAGCCCATTGAGGGTGAAGCGCAGCCCGTCAGCGGCGACTGA